The Saccharothrix violaceirubra genome segment GAACTGCTGGGCGAGGACGACACCGAGACGAAGGCGCGTGCCGAACGGCGGCGGCGGCAGGCGATCGACTACGCGCAGGGCGTGCTGGACATCCTCGACCTGGAGGACGACGCCGACCCGGACATCCTGATGGCGACCGACCTGGTCGACGCCTACCGGCTGGCCGAGCGGCACGGCGCGGAGACCTACGAGACCGCCGCCGAGCGCGCCGCCGCGGACCGGACGTGGACGTTCGGGCACGTGATCGTGGACGAGGCGCAGGAGCTGTCCGCGATGGCGTGGCGGACGCTGATGCGCCGCTGCCCGTCCAAGTCGATGACCGTGGTCGGCGACATCGCGCAGACCGGCGACATCGCGGGTGCGTCGTCGTGGTCGGAGGTGCTGTCGCCGTACGTGATGGAGCGGTGGAAGCTCACCGAGCTGACCGTGAACTACCGGACGCCGTCGGAGATCATGGCGGTGGCGGCGGACGTGCTGGCGTCGGTCGACCCCGCGCTCGTGCCGCCGACGTCGGTGCGCGACAGCGGGTTCGAGCCTTGGGCCCGGCGCGTGACGTCGGTGGAGGAGGCGCTGCCGGGGTTGGTTGAGCGGGAGATCCCGGCGGTGGGCGACGGCAAGCTCGCGGTGATCGCGCCGGCCGCTTCGGTGCCGTCGGTGCGCACGCTGGTCCCCGACGCGGCGGACGACCTGGACGCGCAGGTGGTCGTCCTGGGCGTGACGGACGCCAAGGGCCTGGAGTTCGACTCGGTGCTCGTGGTGGACCCGGCGGGCATCCTGGCGGAGTCGCCGCGTGGTGCCAGCGACCTGTACGTGGCGCTCACGCGGGCGACGCAGCGGCTTGGCGTCGTGCACACCGGCGAGCTGCCGGAGGTGTTGTCCGGCCTGCGCGAGGTCACCGGCTGAGCACGGCGCTCGGGCACGGGGGTCACCGCGTGAGCACGTGCCCGAGGGTCGCGGCCGTGATCGCCAAGGCGAGGTTGAGCCCGACGGAGAGCGCGGCCCGGCGGTGGTCGCGGGTCTCCAGCAGCGCGACGGTCTCCATGCCGAACGTGCTGTAGGTGGTCAGGCCGCCGCAGAACCCGGTGCCCAGCAGGGCGTACCAGGCGGGCGGCACGGCGGTCAGGCAGCCGAGCAGGAACGAGCCGACCACGTTGACCGCGAGCGTGCCGGCCGGGAACCGGCGGTTGAGCAGGCGGCCGACCAGGTACCGGACGGGCGTGCCGACGGCGGCACCGGCGAAGACCAGCAGCGGGATCACCGCGTCGCCGCCCTGGTCGCGACCACGGCCACGAAGGTCGCGGCGACGCACAGCACCGGGGTCGCCACGAGGTACGGGACCGATCCGCCGCGCACGACGTCCACGGCGTAGGCGCTGAACGTGGTGAACCCGCCGAGCACGCCGACGCCGACCAGCGGCCGGGCCAGGTGGTGCAGGCGGGGCAGCAGCACGGTCAGCACGCCGATCAGCGCGCAGCCCGTCACGTTCACCGCGAGCGTGCCCCACTGGCCCGGCCACAGGAGCTGGCAGCCGTAGCGGGCCACGCCGCCGAGGCCGCCGCCGAGTGCGACGGCCGCGACGGCGGCGGACTCCCTAGTGCGCACGCAGGTGGTCGACCAGGTGGTCGAGGGCCGACAGGGCGCGCACGACGTCCTCGCGTTCGGTCGGGTCGAGCTTGTCCAGGGCGGTGCCGATGCGCTTCTCGTGGGCGCTCTGCCAGACGGCGAGCTGCTCGTGTCCCTTGGGCGTCACCGAGAGCCGGGCCACGCGGCGGTCCGTGGGGTCGCCGCCCCGGGCGACCAGGCCGCCCTCGATGAGCTGGCCGACGAGACCGCTGACGGTGTTGGGTGCCAGGCGCAGTTCTGCCGCGAGGTCGCCGACGCGCATGGGCGGTCGTTCGGCGAGTGTCTGGAGCAGCTCGATCTGCGCCATCGGCAGGGAGTCCCACGGCCATTCCGACCGGATGCTCGTGCGCAGAGCCCGCCGCAGGCGGGTGACCACGTCGGTGAGCGAGCGTGCCTCGTCTGACATGGGCGAATAGTACCGGGGTGAACTATGTCGGCATCAGATATAATCGGCTGACGATGTATTTCACCCTGCGCTGGTTCGTCGTGGAGTCCCCCCGGCCACGACGCGTCGCGACCTGGACGGGGGCGCCCTGGCTCGCCGTGGCGACGGTCTGCTTCGGCGCGTTCCTCGGCCAGTTCGACGCGAGCGTCGTCACGCTGGCCCTGCCCGCGATCGGACAGGACTACGGAGGTTCGCCCGAGTGGGTGGCCCTGGCCTACCTGCTGACGCTCGTCGCCCTGGTGGCACCGGTCGGCCGGTTCTCCGACGTGGTCGGCCGCAAGATCGTCTACCTGTACGGGTTCGCGGTGTTCACCCTCGCGTCCGTCGGGTGCGCGCTCGCGGACGGACTGCCGTCGTTGATCACGTTCCGCGTGGTGCAGGCGATCGGCGCGGCCATGCTGCAGGCCAACAGCGTGGCCCTGGTCGCGGCGAGCGCGCCCGGCCGCGAACACCGCGCACTGGGCGTGCAGGCGGCGGCACAGGCGCTCGGCCTCGCGCTGGGACCGACCGCCGGCGGACTGCTGGTCGACGCGTTCGGCTGGCGGTGGGTGTTCGCGGTGAACGTGCCGATCGGGCTGATCGCCCTGGTGGCCGGGCACTTCCTGCTCCCCCGCACCGCCGAGCGCAGCACGGCCACGCCGTTCCGCCCGGTGAACACGGTGCTGCTCGCCGCGGCCACGACCACGGCACTGCTCCTGCTGTCCGGTGTGGACGAACCGCTGCTGCTGCTCGTCGCGGTGCCCGCCGCGATCGGCTACGTACTGCGGGAACCGTTGCTGCGCAAGGTGGGCCTCGGGCTATTCGGTGCGTTCTGCGGCTACCTGGTGCTGTTCGGCCCCCTCGTCCTGATCCCGTTCACCGCCACCGGTCCGCTGTGGCGGAC includes the following:
- a CDS encoding fluoride efflux transporter FluC; protein product: MIPLLVFAGAAVGTPVRYLVGRLLNRRFPAGTLAVNVVGSFLLGCLTAVPPAWYALLGTGFCGGLTTYSTFGMETVALLETRDHRRAALSVGLNLALAITAATLGHVLTR
- a CDS encoding fluoride efflux transporter FluC, which produces MRTRESAAVAAVALGGGLGGVARYGCQLLWPGQWGTLAVNVTGCALIGVLTVLLPRLHHLARPLVGVGVLGGFTTFSAYAVDVVRGGSVPYLVATPVLCVAATFVAVVATRAATR
- a CDS encoding MarR family winged helix-turn-helix transcriptional regulator; amino-acid sequence: MSDEARSLTDVVTRLRRALRTSIRSEWPWDSLPMAQIELLQTLAERPPMRVGDLAAELRLAPNTVSGLVGQLIEGGLVARGGDPTDRRVARLSVTPKGHEQLAVWQSAHEKRIGTALDKLDPTEREDVVRALSALDHLVDHLRAH
- a CDS encoding MFS transporter, which encodes MNYVGIRYNRLTMYFTLRWFVVESPRPRRVATWTGAPWLAVATVCFGAFLGQFDASVVTLALPAIGQDYGGSPEWVALAYLLTLVALVAPVGRFSDVVGRKIVYLYGFAVFTLASVGCALADGLPSLITFRVVQAIGAAMLQANSVALVAASAPGREHRALGVQAAAQALGLALGPTAGGLLVDAFGWRWVFAVNVPIGLIALVAGHFLLPRTAERSTATPFRPVNTVLLAAATTTALLLLSGVDEPLLLLVAVPAAIGYVLREPLLRKVGLGLFGAFCGYLVLFGPLVLIPFTATGPLWRTGLLLSALPLGFALTATVKWRWSGLFGTALSTVALVTMALGVVDVVTLGVLGLGLGLFIPANNARVLAALPPCDAGSGGGLVNLARGLGTAFGVALPLLLHDHHGPNVPFWVLAGVASVAALRPFGDKRGRPLQPKGRKQ